ATCGGTCAACAGGCGTGCGAAAATTTGTACGCCCTTTTCGATTTCCTCGATCGACAGCGCGGCATATCCGAGCAGAACGCCAAGATGCGTCGGTTTGTCCGATGCGGCGTCGTAGAGAGGAGAGGCCGGATAGAGGCCGAGCCCCGCTGTTCGCGTTGTTTGCAGGAATTCCGCTTCGGCCTCAGCCGGCACATCCGGCAGCCAAGCGATCAGATGCAGGCCGGCCTCCGAACCGGTCACGATCGCTCGATCTCCCAGCAATCGTCGAAGCGAGTCGACCAACGCCGTGCGACGATCCCGATTGCGTCGTCTCGCGGCGCGGACGTGCCGTTCGTAAGCTCCGCTTGCGAGGAAATCAGCCAGCGCTTCCTGCTCAAAGGTTGGAGCGTGTCGATCGGCAAGGCGCTTCGCTTCGGTGAAGGGCGCACGCAGACCTTTCGGCGCGATGAGGTAGCCAAGCCTCAGCGTTGGCGAAAGCGTCTTGGAAATCGTGCCGATATAGATGACGCGATCCGGACCCATGGTCTGAAGCGGCGGAACCGGCGCAACATCGTAGCGATATTCGCCATCATAATCATCCTCGACAATGTAGGCGCCGACGCGCTGCGCCCATGCCAGCAGCGCCGATCTGCGCGCCGCCGACATCATGTGCCCGAGCGGGAACTGGTGCGATGGCGTGACATAGGCGAGCCGCGCGTCGGGAAGATCGTCGGACCGGATTCCTTCGCGATCGACGGGAATGGGGACGAGCGCCGCTCCGCTTGCGGCGAAGCTCGCCCGGGCGAGGTTGTAGGCGGGATTTTCGATCACGCATCGATCGCCAGCGTCGAGAAGCAGTCGGGCGCAAAGATCGATGCCTTGCTGCGAACCGTTGACGATGATGATCTGATCCGCGTCGCAGTGGATTCCTCTTGCTCGCCAGACATAACCTTGAAGCGCGACGCGAAGGGCCGGCGATCCCTGCGGGTCGTCATAGCGAAGACGCGGGGGTCGGCGCGTCACGGCGCGACCGAGAGAGCGACGCCATGCGAGCGTCGGGAAATCGACGCCGGCGAGTTCGCCATATCGAAAATCGAACGTGACCGGCGCGAGTGGCGCTCCCGATCTGGCGAGTTGGAGAACTCTGCGGCCAAACATCGACAGATTGACCGGACTGGCGATCTCCCTCTCGATCGAATTCGCGGTCGATCTCACGCCTGCCGCGACGGTCGCGCGCGCGCCCTGCCGGGCTTCCAGATATCCTTCCGCGATGAGCTGTTCGTAGGCTGCGGTGATGGTCGTGCGCGAGACGCCCCACTCCACGGCAAGCGCCCTTGTCGACGGAAGGCGATCGCCGGGCTGGCGCGCGCCGTCTTGAATCTGCGCCTTGATCGCCTCGACGATCTTTCGCCCGACCCGCCGGGGCTCCAACTGGTACACTCGAATTGCTCGGAACTGGCCATTTTCTCAGGGCCAGAATGCGCCGATAACTTGGTCAGGACAAGGAGACCGGAATGTACACGCCGCCCGCATTCAAAGACGATGACGTCGAGAGTGTCCGCGCCGCGATGCGGAACGCACGCCTCGCCAATCTCGTCACGTCGACCGCAAACGGGCTCTTCGCGACGCCGCTGCCGTTGTTCCTTGATGCGACCGAAGGCGAACACGGCGTTCTCTATGGCCATCTGGCGAAGGCCAATCCGCAGTGGCGCTCAGCGCCCGTCGGGGAGGGGCTCGCGATCTTCATGGGCCCGGAGGCCTATGTCAGTCCCTCCTGGTACGCCACCAAGCGGGAGACCGGGAAGGTCGTGCCGACATGGAACTATGTCGCCGTGCAGGCGCAAGGTCCGGTCGAGTTCTTTCATGAGCCGGATCGGCTGCTGGAGGTCGTGACGAGGCTGACCAATCTTCATGAAAGCCCGAGATCAGCGCCCTGGGCTGTCGATGACGCTCCCGCGGATTTCATCGCGTCTCAACTGCGCGGGATCGTCGGCGTGAGGATGGTGATCGCGAAGCTCTCGGGAAAGCGCAAGATGAGTCAGAACCGCAACGAAGCTGATCGCATCGGAGTCGCCGCCGGCCTTGGCGCAAGCGAAATGCCGCGGGATCGGGAGGCGGCTTCGCTCATTCCGACTTGAATCTCGCCAGTCATCTGGCGAAGGAGGGTGCGAGCGGCGCAAGCGCCTGATGTT
This sequence is a window from Terrirubrum flagellatum. Protein-coding genes within it:
- a CDS encoding FMN-binding negative transcriptional regulator, yielding MYTPPAFKDDDVESVRAAMRNARLANLVTSTANGLFATPLPLFLDATEGEHGVLYGHLAKANPQWRSAPVGEGLAIFMGPEAYVSPSWYATKRETGKVVPTWNYVAVQAQGPVEFFHEPDRLLEVVTRLTNLHESPRSAPWAVDDAPADFIASQLRGIVGVRMVIAKLSGKRKMSQNRNEADRIGVAAGLGASEMPRDREAASLIPT
- a CDS encoding PLP-dependent aminotransferase family protein — encoded protein: MYQLEPRRVGRKIVEAIKAQIQDGARQPGDRLPSTRALAVEWGVSRTTITAAYEQLIAEGYLEARQGARATVAAGVRSTANSIEREIASPVNLSMFGRRVLQLARSGAPLAPVTFDFRYGELAGVDFPTLAWRRSLGRAVTRRPPRLRYDDPQGSPALRVALQGYVWRARGIHCDADQIIIVNGSQQGIDLCARLLLDAGDRCVIENPAYNLARASFAASGAALVPIPVDREGIRSDDLPDARLAYVTPSHQFPLGHMMSAARRSALLAWAQRVGAYIVEDDYDGEYRYDVAPVPPLQTMGPDRVIYIGTISKTLSPTLRLGYLIAPKGLRAPFTEAKRLADRHAPTFEQEALADFLASGAYERHVRAARRRNRDRRTALVDSLRRLLGDRAIVTGSEAGLHLIAWLPDVPAEAEAEFLQTTRTAGLGLYPASPLYDAASDKPTHLGVLLGYAALSIEEIEKGVQIFARLLTDWTKSRPGFRASR